A region of Homo sapiens chromosome X, GRCh38.p14 Primary Assembly DNA encodes the following proteins:
- the ACSL4 gene encoding long-chain-fatty-acid--CoA ligase 4 isoform 2 (isoform 2 is encoded by transcript variant 6): MKLKLNVLTIILLPVHLLITIYSALIFIPWYFLTNAKKKNAMAKRIKAKPTSDKPGSPYRSVTHFDSLAVIDIPGADTLDKLFDHAVSKFGKKDSLGTREILSEENEMQPNGKVFKKLILGNYKWMNYLEVNRRVNNFGSGLTALGLKPKNTIAIFCETRAEWMIAAQTCFKYNFPLVTLYATLGKEAVVHGLNESEASYLITSVELLESKLKTALLDISCVKHIIYVDNKAINKAEYPEGFEIHSMQSVEELGSNPENLGIPPSRPTPSDMAIVMYTSGSTGRPKGVMMHHSNLIAGMTGQCERIPGLGPKDTYIGYLPLAHVLELTAEISCFTYGCRIGYSSPLTLSDQSSKIKKGSKGDCTVLKPTLMAAVPEIMDRIYKNVMSKVQEMNYIQKTLFKIGYDYKLEQIKKGYDAPLCNLLLFKKVKALLGGNVRMMLSGGAPLSPQTHRFMNVCFCCPIGQGYGLTESCGAGTVTEVTDYTTGRVGAPLICCEIKLKDWQEGGYTINDKPNPRGEIVIGGQNISMGYFKNEEKTAEDYSVDENGQRWFCTGDIGEFHPDGCLQIIDRKKDLVKLQAGEYVSLGKVEAALKNCPLIDNICAFAKSDQSYVISFVVPNQKRLTLLAQQKGVEGTWVDICNNPAMEAEILKEIREAANAMKLERFEIPIKVRLSPEPWTPETGLVTDAFKLKRKELRNHYLKDIERMYGGK, translated from the exons ATGAAACTTAAGCTAAATGTGCTCACCATTATTTTGCTGCCTGTCCACTTGTTAATAACAATATACAGTGCCCTTATATTTATTCCATGGTATTTTCTTACCAATGCCAAGAAGAAAAACGCTATggcaaagagaataaaagctaAGCCCACTTCAGACAAACCTGGAAGTCCATATCGCTCTGTCACACACTTCGACTCACTAGCTGTAATAGACATCCCTGGAGCAGATACTCTGGATAAATTATTTGACCATGCTGTATCCAAGTTTGGGAAGAAGGACAGCCTTGGGACCAGGGAAATCCtaagtgaagaaaatgaaatgcagCCAAATGGAAAAGTTTTTAAGAAG TTAATTCTTGGGAATTATAAATGGATGAACTATCTTGAAGTGAATCGCAGAGTGAATAACTTTGGTAGTGGACTCACTGCACTGGGACTAAAACCAAAGAACACCATTGCCATCTTCTGTGAGACCAGGGCCGAATGGATGATTGCAGCACAGACCTGCTTTAAGTACAACTTTCCTC ttGTGACTTTATATGCCACACTTGGCAAAGAAGCAGTAGTTCATGGGCTAAATGAATCTGAGGCTTCCTATCTGATTACCAGTGTTGAACTTCTGGAAAGTAAACTTAAG ACTGCATTGTTAGATATCAGTTGTGTTAAACATATCATTTATGTGGACAATAAGGCTATCAATAAAGCAGAGTACCCTGAAGGATTTGAGATTCACAGCATGCAATCAGTAGAAGAGTTGGGATCTAACCCAGAAAACT tggGCATTCCTCCAAGTAGACCAACGCCTTCAGACATGGCCATTGTTATGTATACTAGTGGTTCTACTGGCCGACCTAAGGGAGTGATGATGCATCATAGCAATTTgatagctggaatgacaggccaGTGTGAAAGAATACCTGGACTGGG acCGAAGGACACATATATTGGCTACTTGCCTTTGGCTCATGTGCTAGAACTGACAGCAGAGATATCTTGCTTTACCTATGGCTGCAGGATTGGATATTCTTCTCCGCTTACACTCTCTGACCAG tccagcaaaattaaaaaaggaagcaaaggagACTGTACTGTACTGAAGCCCACACTTATGGCTGCTGTTCCG GAAATCATGGATAGAATTTATAAGAATGTTATGAGCAAAGTCCAAGAGATGAATTATATTCAGAAAACTCTGTTCAAGATAGGGTATGATTACAAATTGGAACAGATCAAAAAGGGATATGATGCACCTCTTTGCAATCT GTTACTGTTTAAAAAGGTCAAGGCCCTGCTGGGAGGGAATGTCCGCATGATGCTGTCTGGAGGGGCCCCGCTATCTCCTCAGACACACCGATTCATGAATGTCTGCTTCTGCTGCCCAATTGGCCAGGGTTATGGACTGACAGAATCATGTGGTGCTGGGACAGTTACTGAAG TAACTGACTATACTACTGGCAGAGTTGGAGCACCTCTTATTTGCTGTGAAATTAAGCTAAAAGACTGGCAAGAAG GCGGTTATACAATTAATGACAAGCCAAACCCCAGAGGTGAAATCGTAATTGGTGGACAGAACATCTCcatgggatattttaaaaatgaagagaaaacagcagaagatTATTCTGTGGATGAAAATGGACAAAGGTGGTTTTGCACTGGTGATATTGGAGAATTCCATCCCGATGGATGTTTACAGATTATAG ATCGTAAGAAAGATCTAGTGAAGTTACAAGCAGGAGAGTATGTATCTCTTGGGAAAGTAGAAGCTGCACTGAAGAATTGTCCACTTATTGACAACATCTGTGCTTTTGCCAAAAG tgATCAGTCCTATGTGATCAGTTTTGTGGTTCCTAACCAGAAAAGGTTGACACTTTTGGCACAACAGAAAGGGGTAGAAGGAACTTGGGTTGATATCTGCAATAATCCTGCTATGGAAGCTGAAATACTGAAAGAAATTCGAGAAGCTGCAAATGCCA TGAAATTGGAGCGATTTGAAATTCCAATCAAGGTTCGATTAAGCCCAGAGCCATGGACCCCTGAAACTGGTTTGGTAACTGATGCTTTCAAACTGAAAAGGAAGGAGCTGAGGAACCATTACCTCAAAGACATTGAACGAATGTATGGGGGCAAATAA
- the ACSL4 gene encoding long-chain-fatty-acid--CoA ligase 4 isoform 1 (isoform 1 is encoded by transcript variant 1) yields the protein MAKRIKAKPTSDKPGSPYRSVTHFDSLAVIDIPGADTLDKLFDHAVSKFGKKDSLGTREILSEENEMQPNGKVFKKLILGNYKWMNYLEVNRRVNNFGSGLTALGLKPKNTIAIFCETRAEWMIAAQTCFKYNFPLVTLYATLGKEAVVHGLNESEASYLITSVELLESKLKTALLDISCVKHIIYVDNKAINKAEYPEGFEIHSMQSVEELGSNPENLGIPPSRPTPSDMAIVMYTSGSTGRPKGVMMHHSNLIAGMTGQCERIPGLGPKDTYIGYLPLAHVLELTAEISCFTYGCRIGYSSPLTLSDQSSKIKKGSKGDCTVLKPTLMAAVPEIMDRIYKNVMSKVQEMNYIQKTLFKIGYDYKLEQIKKGYDAPLCNLLLFKKVKALLGGNVRMMLSGGAPLSPQTHRFMNVCFCCPIGQGYGLTESCGAGTVTEVTDYTTGRVGAPLICCEIKLKDWQEGGYTINDKPNPRGEIVIGGQNISMGYFKNEEKTAEDYSVDENGQRWFCTGDIGEFHPDGCLQIIDRKKDLVKLQAGEYVSLGKVEAALKNCPLIDNICAFAKSDQSYVISFVVPNQKRLTLLAQQKGVEGTWVDICNNPAMEAEILKEIREAANAMKLERFEIPIKVRLSPEPWTPETGLVTDAFKLKRKELRNHYLKDIERMYGGK from the exons ATggcaaagagaataaaagctaAGCCCACTTCAGACAAACCTGGAAGTCCATATCGCTCTGTCACACACTTCGACTCACTAGCTGTAATAGACATCCCTGGAGCAGATACTCTGGATAAATTATTTGACCATGCTGTATCCAAGTTTGGGAAGAAGGACAGCCTTGGGACCAGGGAAATCCtaagtgaagaaaatgaaatgcagCCAAATGGAAAAGTTTTTAAGAAG TTAATTCTTGGGAATTATAAATGGATGAACTATCTTGAAGTGAATCGCAGAGTGAATAACTTTGGTAGTGGACTCACTGCACTGGGACTAAAACCAAAGAACACCATTGCCATCTTCTGTGAGACCAGGGCCGAATGGATGATTGCAGCACAGACCTGCTTTAAGTACAACTTTCCTC ttGTGACTTTATATGCCACACTTGGCAAAGAAGCAGTAGTTCATGGGCTAAATGAATCTGAGGCTTCCTATCTGATTACCAGTGTTGAACTTCTGGAAAGTAAACTTAAG ACTGCATTGTTAGATATCAGTTGTGTTAAACATATCATTTATGTGGACAATAAGGCTATCAATAAAGCAGAGTACCCTGAAGGATTTGAGATTCACAGCATGCAATCAGTAGAAGAGTTGGGATCTAACCCAGAAAACT tggGCATTCCTCCAAGTAGACCAACGCCTTCAGACATGGCCATTGTTATGTATACTAGTGGTTCTACTGGCCGACCTAAGGGAGTGATGATGCATCATAGCAATTTgatagctggaatgacaggccaGTGTGAAAGAATACCTGGACTGGG acCGAAGGACACATATATTGGCTACTTGCCTTTGGCTCATGTGCTAGAACTGACAGCAGAGATATCTTGCTTTACCTATGGCTGCAGGATTGGATATTCTTCTCCGCTTACACTCTCTGACCAG tccagcaaaattaaaaaaggaagcaaaggagACTGTACTGTACTGAAGCCCACACTTATGGCTGCTGTTCCG GAAATCATGGATAGAATTTATAAGAATGTTATGAGCAAAGTCCAAGAGATGAATTATATTCAGAAAACTCTGTTCAAGATAGGGTATGATTACAAATTGGAACAGATCAAAAAGGGATATGATGCACCTCTTTGCAATCT GTTACTGTTTAAAAAGGTCAAGGCCCTGCTGGGAGGGAATGTCCGCATGATGCTGTCTGGAGGGGCCCCGCTATCTCCTCAGACACACCGATTCATGAATGTCTGCTTCTGCTGCCCAATTGGCCAGGGTTATGGACTGACAGAATCATGTGGTGCTGGGACAGTTACTGAAG TAACTGACTATACTACTGGCAGAGTTGGAGCACCTCTTATTTGCTGTGAAATTAAGCTAAAAGACTGGCAAGAAG GCGGTTATACAATTAATGACAAGCCAAACCCCAGAGGTGAAATCGTAATTGGTGGACAGAACATCTCcatgggatattttaaaaatgaagagaaaacagcagaagatTATTCTGTGGATGAAAATGGACAAAGGTGGTTTTGCACTGGTGATATTGGAGAATTCCATCCCGATGGATGTTTACAGATTATAG ATCGTAAGAAAGATCTAGTGAAGTTACAAGCAGGAGAGTATGTATCTCTTGGGAAAGTAGAAGCTGCACTGAAGAATTGTCCACTTATTGACAACATCTGTGCTTTTGCCAAAAG tgATCAGTCCTATGTGATCAGTTTTGTGGTTCCTAACCAGAAAAGGTTGACACTTTTGGCACAACAGAAAGGGGTAGAAGGAACTTGGGTTGATATCTGCAATAATCCTGCTATGGAAGCTGAAATACTGAAAGAAATTCGAGAAGCTGCAAATGCCA TGAAATTGGAGCGATTTGAAATTCCAATCAAGGTTCGATTAAGCCCAGAGCCATGGACCCCTGAAACTGGTTTGGTAACTGATGCTTTCAAACTGAAAAGGAAGGAGCTGAGGAACCATTACCTCAAAGACATTGAACGAATGTATGGGGGCAAATAA